From one Thamnophis elegans isolate rThaEle1 chromosome 7, rThaEle1.pri, whole genome shotgun sequence genomic stretch:
- the LOC116511168 gene encoding adenylate kinase 8-like codes for MDATSKPHQIPPEMGIYAEKHNIFQIMQGLMEALLVSRPAKPIDFMIEHLKKNNEEVPKVFIVGPPASGKTTIARWICKHLSATYLYPKDLVFSKMLKRAREAAACQARGEKIPDELWAYLLQERMSDVDCEALGWVVDGFPQTRKQALELQTLGVLPRHVVVLYAPDSVLIERNLGKRVDPFTQEVYHTTFDWPVDFNLQKRLVKPEDTSEQATARGLLESHRNMPGVIQTYQDCHKAINADQPCVDVFAQALNFVQSRSRSNAPFTPRILLLGPPGSGKSLQAALLSQKYGVVNISFGDLLREKVAGNTGVGEFIKPFFEKGYPVNDNIALHVLQERLEQADCRTYGWVLHGFPRDVDQALLFRQIGIEPNRVFFLNLPTEVGLQRLCQRATDPVSGERYHTIYKPPVEEEVHQRLRRHPKDDPLQVERKTDIYSNQLPDLEEHYEDSICLNADQDPYTVFEYIESCLVKPLPICTL; via the coding sequence ATGGATGCTACCAGCAAGCCTCACCAGATCCCCCCCGAGATGGGGATCTATGCTGAAAAGCACAATATCTTCCAGATCATGCAGGGCCTGATGGAAGCTCTCCTCGTGTCCCGGCCAGCCAAGCCCATTGACTTCATGATAGAACATCTCAAGAAGAACAATGAAGAGGTGCCAAAGGTCTTCATTGTGGGGCCCCCGGCTTCTGGGAAGACCACCATCGCCCGCTGGATTTGTAAGCACCTCAGTGCAACATATCTTTACCCCAAGGACCTCGTGTTCAGCAAGATGCTGAAGAGGGCCAGGGAGGCCGCGGCGTGCCAAGCACGTGGGGAGAAGATCCCCGATGAGCTGTGGGCTTATCTCCTGCAGGAACGCATGAGCGACGTGGACTGCGAGGCCTTGGGGTGGGTGGTGGACGGCTTCCCCCAGACCAGGAAGCAGGCCCTGGAGCTCCAGACCCTGGGTGTCCTCCCCCGGCACGTCGTGGTCCTTTATGCCCCGGACTCCGTGCTGATCGAGAGGAACCTGGGCAAGCGTGTGGACCCCTTCACACAGGAGGTCTACCACACCACCTTTGATTGGCCGGTTGACTTCAACCTGCAGAAGCGCTTGGTGAAGCCAGAAGACACCTCGGAGCAAGCCACCGCTCGGGGGCTTCTGGAAAGCCACCGCAACATGCCCGGCGTTATCCAGACCTACCAGGATTGCCACAAGGCTATCAACGCAGACCAGCCCTGCGTTGACGTCTTTGCCCAAGCGCTCAATTTTGTGCAGAGCCGTTCACGCTCTAACGCCCCCTTCACTCCTCGCATCTTGCTCCTGGGGCCTCCGGGCAGCGGCAAAAGCCTGCAGGCAGCTCTGCTCTCCCAGAAATACGGGGTGGTCAACATCTCCTTCGGGGACCTCCTACGGGAGAAAGTGGCTGGGAACACGGGTGTGGGGGAATTCATCAAGCCCTTTTTCGAAAAGGGGTACCCCGTGAACGACAACATCGCCTTGCACGTCCTCCAGGAGCGGCTGGAGCAAGCCGACTGCCGCACCTACGGCTGGGTGCTCCATGGCTTCCCTCGGGATGTGGACCAGGCGCTGCTCTTCCGGCAGATCGGCATCGAGCCCAACCGAGTCTTCTTCCTCAACCTGCCCACCGAGGTGGGGCTGCAGCGCCTCTGCCAGCGTGCCACCGACCCCGTCAGCGGGGAAAGGTACCACACCATCTACAAGCCGCCTGTGGAAGAGGAGGTCCACCAGCGCCTGCGCCGGCACCCCAAGGACGACCCCCTCCAGGTGGAGCGCAAGACGGATATCTACAGCAACCAGCTTCCTGACCTGGAGGAGCACTACGAGGACTCCATCTGCCTCAACGCTGACCAGGACCCCTACACCGTCTTTGAGTACATCGAGAGCTGCCTGGTCAAGCCCCTGCCCATCTGTACGCTGTAA